TCCGAGCCGAAACACCGGTATCATGGCATATGATGCCGCTTTGGGAAAACGGATGTCCTGGGCCATAGGGGCGTTTTATGATGCTGACGGCTTCGGGGATGGCTTCAATGATTATACGGATATCAATCTTACCGCCAGGGTCACCGGGGCGCCGGTTTACGCTGACAACGGCAGAAAGGCCGTGCATCTGGGCCTTTCCTACACCCGGCAGTTCCGGGATGAAGACGAAACAACCCTCAGGTACAGGCAGCGGCCGGAAGCGCATATAACCGGCGTGCGCCTGGCGAATACCGGCAGCTTTAATGTTGATGATGCGGATATCATGAGTCTGGAAGCGGCCATGGTAATGGGGCCGTTTTCGGTGCAGGCAGAATACATGCAGAGCTTCGTGGGTTCGGATGCGGCAAATGATCCAAGCTTCAGCGGCTATTATGTCTATGGCAGCTATTTTCTCACAGGTGAAAGCCGCAATTACAAGCCCGGTTCAGGGTCATTCGGCCGGGTTAAGCCAAACAGAAACTTCAGTTTCCAGAAGCCCGGAGCCGGTGCATGGGAAGTCGGCGTGCGCTATTCAAACCTGGACTTAAACGATGAGGCAATCGAAGGCGGTGAGTTAAGCAATCTGACCCTGGGCGTCAACTGGCACTTAAACCCCAATGTGCGCATGATGTTAAACTATGTTTATGCAGACCTCGAAGACCGCGAAGATGTGGCGGATGACAATGCAAACATTGTTCAGGCCCGGTTCCAGGTAGATTTTTAGCAGCTGCAAAGAAAATCCAAATCAATAAAAAAAGAGCCCGCACGCGGGCTCTTTTTTTATTGCATTCACCCTCTGTTCCGGCCCCCCGGCCGGCGGCATACCCACCAACCCAATATCACCTGAAAACAGCGCCAGCTTCTCCAATCCACCGGGCTCGCCGGTGCAATTTCTTTTTGCAGCAATGGCGGCGGAAAATCCCTTTATTTTCAGGGACAACCCTGACGGTGCCATAAAAAAATAGCATAAAATCAAGGGGCTTATCCGGCTTTTGGATGCAAAAAAAGGTTGCAGAATCGCGCCTGCCAGTGCTATGGCCCAAATAACACGATTATCCAACAGGGATGTCCGGCAAATTATGCATCCCGCCAAAAACCGTTGTTTGATTACAAACAACAGAAAACAATTCAAGGAGGACAAATGAGAAAGACGGCAACAGGTATTGTAACAGTATTGGCAGCAGGGCTGCTTTTTTTATGCACAGCCCTGCCCGCGGCGGCATTTACCGTGGATTTTCACGGAAAGGCGTGCACCGGGGTGATGAGTGCATCAGATGCTTATTTATTGGGCGGAAAGGATACCAACGACAGCACCACCATTGGTGTTGGCAAATTCCGTTTCCGGGCCGAAGTGGGAACCGATGACGGCCGGGCCAAGATGGTTTACGGGTTTGAAACCGGGGCCAACAATTTCGGCGACAGTGATTCCTGGAAGTATTCCGGAGACAGCGTGGATTTTGAAAACCGGTTTGCCTATATCCAGCTCAATGTGCCGGGCATGAACGACCAGGTCATGGGTCGGGCTGGCCTGCAGAAAACCGGTGTGAATCACTGGGTGTGGACGGAAACCGCGGCAGGTGTTACCCTGCATGGCAAAGGCGGAGTCAACTGGTCTGCCGGTTGGTTCCGGGGCCTGGAGGAAGGTTTTGGCGAGGATGATGCTGCTGAAACCGACTTTTATATGATCAAGGGGGATTTCAAACCCGGTGAGAATATCACGATTGGCGGTTTTGCCCTGTATGGAGATGATTTTGAAAGGAAGAATACCCTCACGGACGAGGATGGCGATCCTCGTCAGCCGGCATTAAGAGAAGGTTCTGAACAGTACTGGATGGGGCTGACCGGTAACATCGACGGCCCCATTTTTGCCTCCGGTGATTTGATCTACCAGGGCGGTGATATCGGAGAGATCGACGATATTGGCCGTGATGCAGACCTGGATGTGTCGGCCTGGCTGGCCAACCTGATTGTGGGCGCCCGGGTGAGTGATAATGCCAAGGTGTCTGTGCAGGGGCTGTATGTGAGCGGTGATGATGATGATACTGACGGGGACATGGATGCTTTCCAGTCTGTTGATGCGGATGTCAAGGTGGGCCAGATTTTTTTCAAGGATAGCCTTGCTGCGTCCCTGGACCGGTTCGTGGATGACCAGTTCGGATATACCATGCCTGCGCCTTTGAGAAACAAGGGTCTGATGACCTTTGCCGTGGATGGTGAAATTCAGCTGGATGCCAAAAACAGTCTCCGGGGCGCGGTGCGTTACCTGGAAACCGCTGAGAAATCCCTGGCCGGCGAAGATGAACTGGGATACGAGTTTGACCTGTGGTATGCTTACAAATACAATGACAACCTGACCCTGAAACTGGAAGGTGCTTACCTGATTTCCGGTGATCTGGCAGAAGAGATGTTTGACGATGATGATGTCTACCAGGTGGCCGCAGGCATGGTGTTTGCTTTCTAAATCTGGCATAATTGGAACAATTTGAGTGAAGTGGTGATAAAGGCTTTTTCCGGCCCCTCCTGATTGGGACGGGGCTGGAAAAAGCCGGTTGTTTTTGTCAAACCCAAAAAAGCGCGCATTTTGAGCGCTTCAGGTGAGCCCCATGAAACGCACGAAAATTTTTGCGGTTTTGCTGCCGACGGTTTTGCTGATGACCATTTTTCCGGCCTTTTTATCTGCTGCCGGAATTCCCGCAGACCAGGTGGCGTCGGATTTGTCCGTGCTGGAGGCCCGGTTGATTCAGGGCCCGCAGGATCACTGGCTGATCAACCAGGGCAGTCAACAGGACGTGAAAAAGGGCGATCTGTTTACCCTTTACCAGCCGGCCCAATCCGTCAAAGACCCGGAAACCGGGGAGACCCTGGGCGAGTTTGCCCCGCCTGCGGCCACGGCACGAGTAGTGCAGGTCCATGAGCGGTTTTCCGAAATCGAGGTGCAGTGCCTGGACGCTAGGGACTGCGAAATTGCCTCGGGCATGAAGGCGGTGCGCCATGAACAGGTCAAAGCCTGGTTTGTGGATGAAACCGGCGATTCTGCAGATCAGTACAAGCTGCTGCGCTCCCGGCTGGATCATCTGGACTGGCAGGATTACCGGCAGAGCGCGGGCCAGGGCCCGGAATCGGGGGCGTTTGCATGGGGCGTGGTATTTGTGGCCGACAGCAGCGGGGTTACCGTGTGGACCGGCGGCCAGGTGCGCGGGGTTTACCAATCGGAAGCAAAAGCCCGGACTTCTGCCCGGTCTGCTCCTGCCGCAAAGCCGGCAAAAGTTGCGCCGGCAGCCAAATCCGCGGCTGTGCGGGCTTTGCCCGGCATGGGCACGCCCATGGAGGTATCCGGATTTGAGGCCGTGGCGAGTTTTGACAAAAGAGCCGATCACATGGGTGTGGCCAGAAGCGAGGAATCCGGGAGTCCGTATCTGGTATCTCTGTCCGGGCGCACCATCACGGCCAGAAGCCTTGAAGGCGGCCATACATTTGAATACGAGTATCCGGGATTTGGTGAAGTGGTCAGCCTTTCAGGCGCAGGCGATCATCTTTTGGCCGTCAATATCTATGATTCGGATGCGGGCATGCGCTCCATGATACTGGCGGTTACGGACAATGGTTTTGCGCAAAAAGCCGATGGCATCCCTTATGTGCTGGGTTTCATGGGCCGGGCGGAAAACGGCAAAGCCCCCCAACTATGGGGCCAGCGGTTTTCCCGAACCGATCTTTTGCTGCCCGTGGTCCATGAACTGGCGATCAATGACGGGGGCGTGAAAACGGGCAAAAGAATGGATGTGCCCTTTGGGTTTTCGCTTTTCGGGGCGTTTTACGGGGATGTGAACGCAGACAATCGGAACGAACTGGGGTTTTTCAATCCCGGCGGTCGCCTGGTGGTTTATCAGCAGGAAAATCATGTATGGGAGGCAACGGATAAATTTGCCCCGTCCTATGGTTCGTTTTTGGTGGGCGATCCCGAGAATCCGGACGTGGCTCCGTCAAAGGTGGCGGTCTGGGGGCAGCCGGCCCTGTTTTCGCCAAATCAGCGCCAGTTTGCGGCCATCCCCCTTAACTCGGCCGGGTTTTCTTCAATGATCGGCGGCGGGCCGGGGCAGGGTACCGTGGGGATTTTTTTCGGCAAAGACAACGTGTACCGGCTCCAGCGGCTGGCGGATCATTTCCAGGGCCCGATTCAGGATGTGGCCGTATATGACGGCAAACTCCTGATCTGCGTGGCAGAGGGCGGGTTTTTCTCCCAGGGGGCAAGGTCGCATGTGGTTTCGGTGCCGTTGTCTGCGCTTGTACCGTGAAAATGGTGACAAGTGACAAGTGACGGGTGACAGGGTAACTCAAAACGTTTAATTTCGGCAAAAGATTGTTTGGGAGGCAGGCAGATGAGTGATCATCATCATCATGACCACGGACACGGACACGACCATGATCACGGACATGATCATCAACACGTGCATAGCCATGAGAGCGGGTCGTCTGAAATGAGCATGGCGGCAAAGCTGGAAAAAATGGTTTCCCACTGGCTCAAGCACAACGCTGATCATGCCGAAACCTACCGGCAGTGGGCGGACCGGGCCCGGCAGGCCGGGCTTCCGGAAGTGGCGGAGATCCTTGAATCCGTTGCAAAAGATAGCCAGGCCATCAATACGGACCTGGAAAAGGCCGGACAGGTGCTTAAGGGCAAGTAGCAGCCGGTTTTTTGCCCCCGGCTGCTTATCCCAGGGGCACCACCATGGGCGCGCCCCGGTGGCGGGTGATGTCCACGGCCACGTCATAGACTTCGCCGATGATTTCCGGGGTGACGGTTTCCGCGCCCCCTGCGGCAAAAATGCGCCCGGCCTTTAAAAAAATAAACTGGTCTGCATACCGGAGGGCCATGTTTAAATTGTGCATGGTCATTACCGCGGCTACCTCGTGGGTGGCCGCCACCTGCCGGATGGTCTTTAAAATTTCGATCTGGTTTTTCAGATCCAGGCTGCTGGTGGGTTCATCGAGCAGCAGGATCCCGGGCTCCTGCACCAAAGCCCGGGCAATACTGACCTTTTGGAGTTCCCCGCCGCTTAATTCCGTGACATACCGCAAGGAGAGGGAATTTAGCCCGAGACGGTCAATGGCCGCATGGGTCAGCCGCAGATCGTGCTCAGATGCCCGCCAGGTGATATGCGGCCGCCGGCCCAATAAAATGGCGTCAAAAACCGTTGTCCTGGCGGCTTCCGCCCGCTGGGCCACATATCCCATCCGTCTTGCGATTTCCATTGTCCCCATGTTTAAGATGTTTTCCCCGTTGATGCGCACCACACCGCTTTTGGGCCGCAAAATGGCGTTCATGCACCGCAGCAGGGTGGTCTTGCCCACCCCGTTGGGCCCGAGAACAGCCACCACGTTGTGAACCGGCACCTGAAAGCAGATGGAATCCAGCACGGCCGTGCTTTTATACTGAAACGAGACATTGTCCACTGTGAGAATCATCGCTGCTGCCCCCGGATGATCAGGTAAATAAACACGGGCGCACCCAGAAACGAGG
The window above is part of the Desulfosalsimonas propionicica genome. Proteins encoded here:
- a CDS encoding OprO/OprP family phosphate-selective porin; amino-acid sequence: MKRLNRLAGPLSRAGAILLTSFACVFAFAAGPAAAEKSTTEEILDILKQGDHISDSRYEELTQRVKGGKSRYDVKFGGRIMADWASISADDSFDDDLGGGLDGDGVEFRRARLFASGSFENNVFFKAQYDFAGGDADFKDMYIGMKKVPALGNIKIGHFKEPFSLEEQTSSKYITFMERGLPNVFSPSRNTGIMAYDAALGKRMSWAIGAFYDADGFGDGFNDYTDINLTARVTGAPVYADNGRKAVHLGLSYTRQFRDEDETTLRYRQRPEAHITGVRLANTGSFNVDDADIMSLEAAMVMGPFSVQAEYMQSFVGSDAANDPSFSGYYVYGSYFLTGESRNYKPGSGSFGRVKPNRNFSFQKPGAGAWEVGVRYSNLDLNDEAIEGGELSNLTLGVNWHLNPNVRMMLNYVYADLEDREDVADDNANIVQARFQVDF
- a CDS encoding FlgT C-terminal domain-containing protein, whose product is MKRTKIFAVLLPTVLLMTIFPAFLSAAGIPADQVASDLSVLEARLIQGPQDHWLINQGSQQDVKKGDLFTLYQPAQSVKDPETGETLGEFAPPAATARVVQVHERFSEIEVQCLDARDCEIASGMKAVRHEQVKAWFVDETGDSADQYKLLRSRLDHLDWQDYRQSAGQGPESGAFAWGVVFVADSSGVTVWTGGQVRGVYQSEAKARTSARSAPAAKPAKVAPAAKSAAVRALPGMGTPMEVSGFEAVASFDKRADHMGVARSEESGSPYLVSLSGRTITARSLEGGHTFEYEYPGFGEVVSLSGAGDHLLAVNIYDSDAGMRSMILAVTDNGFAQKADGIPYVLGFMGRAENGKAPQLWGQRFSRTDLLLPVVHELAINDGGVKTGKRMDVPFGFSLFGAFYGDVNADNRNELGFFNPGGRLVVYQQENHVWEATDKFAPSYGSFLVGDPENPDVAPSKVAVWGQPALFSPNQRQFAAIPLNSAGFSSMIGGGPGQGTVGIFFGKDNVYRLQRLADHFQGPIQDVAVYDGKLLICVAEGGFFSQGARSHVVSVPLSALVP
- a CDS encoding zinc transporter, whose product is MSDHHHHDHGHGHDHDHGHDHQHVHSHESGSSEMSMAAKLEKMVSHWLKHNADHAETYRQWADRARQAGLPEVAEILESVAKDSQAINTDLEKAGQVLKGK
- a CDS encoding ABC transporter ATP-binding protein, with the protein product MILTVDNVSFQYKSTAVLDSICFQVPVHNVVAVLGPNGVGKTTLLRCMNAILRPKSGVVRINGENILNMGTMEIARRMGYVAQRAEAARTTVFDAILLGRRPHITWRASEHDLRLTHAAIDRLGLNSLSLRYVTELSGGELQKVSIARALVQEPGILLLDEPTSSLDLKNQIEILKTIRQVAATHEVAAVMTMHNLNMALRYADQFIFLKAGRIFAAGGAETVTPEIIGEVYDVAVDITRHRGAPMVVPLG